From Halanaeroarchaeum sulfurireducens, a single genomic window includes:
- a CDS encoding type II/IV secretion system ATPase subunit, translated as MSIEYTDDGSPDRGDSWLDDARWRLARIVEVLRGSSVSAEGYDPDRHGPLVSFDGLDGYEEVDRYWVNAPFAFVSVNHDERHNEYRYHVVEPELTEFEHTLLTDLFEDIRDTLIYRADYDPEDSETVLKEHLEELLGQYGVEVDTNTFYRLFYYLYRSFEGFEQLDPLMADPHIEDISCDGYDIPVFVYHDDYTDIETNRMYGREELDNFVIRLAQQSGRHISIGDPVTETTLSEGSRAELALGTEVTPRGSAFTIRKYADEPFTPATLIDYDTFDLNQMAYLWLAIENNKSLIFAGGTASGKTTSMNAVSMFVTPRSKVLTIEDTRELTLYHDNWLSSITRESLGEGDDITMYDLLRSALRHRPEYIVVGEVRGAEAMTLFQAMNTGHTTFSTMHADSVQTAINRLENEPINVPRAMIQSLDILSVQTLTYVGDERVRRNQVIAEIEGIDQRTGDLDYSRAFEWNPEDDTFSQFDSEVLDEIRDERGWSHAEMLREFRDRKRVLQYFVEREVTDYREFTALINEYYADKDRVVDRIEGRLQADVEETMPGSASDDVSGE; from the coding sequence ATGTCGATCGAGTATACCGACGACGGATCGCCAGACCGTGGCGATAGCTGGCTCGACGACGCCAGATGGCGACTGGCCAGAATCGTCGAGGTGCTGCGGGGCTCGTCGGTCTCGGCCGAGGGGTACGATCCGGACCGACACGGGCCGCTGGTTTCCTTCGACGGGTTGGACGGGTACGAGGAGGTGGACCGGTACTGGGTGAACGCACCGTTCGCGTTCGTTTCGGTGAACCACGACGAACGACACAACGAGTACCGCTATCACGTCGTCGAGCCGGAACTCACCGAGTTCGAACACACCTTGCTCACGGATCTCTTTGAGGACATTCGGGACACGTTGATCTACCGGGCCGACTACGACCCCGAGGACAGCGAGACCGTCCTGAAAGAGCACCTCGAAGAACTGCTGGGTCAGTACGGGGTCGAGGTCGACACGAACACGTTCTACCGGCTGTTCTACTACCTGTACCGGTCGTTCGAGGGGTTCGAGCAACTCGACCCGTTGATGGCCGATCCGCACATCGAAGACATCTCGTGTGACGGCTACGACATCCCGGTGTTCGTCTATCACGACGACTACACCGACATCGAAACGAATCGGATGTACGGCCGCGAGGAACTCGACAACTTCGTCATCAGGCTGGCCCAGCAGTCCGGACGCCATATCAGCATCGGCGATCCGGTCACCGAAACCACCCTCTCGGAAGGGAGTCGGGCGGAACTCGCACTCGGAACCGAGGTGACCCCACGTGGCTCGGCGTTCACGATCCGGAAGTACGCCGATGAGCCGTTCACGCCGGCGACCCTTATCGATTACGACACCTTCGATCTGAACCAGATGGCCTATCTCTGGCTTGCCATCGAGAACAACAAGTCGCTCATCTTCGCCGGCGGGACGGCCTCGGGAAAGACGACCTCGATGAACGCGGTGTCGATGTTCGTGACGCCACGATCGAAGGTCCTCACCATCGAGGACACCCGCGAGTTGACCCTGTACCACGATAACTGGCTCTCGTCGATCACCCGGGAGAGTTTGGGGGAAGGCGACGACATAACGATGTACGACCTGCTGCGGTCGGCACTTCGTCACCGTCCCGAATATATCGTGGTCGGGGAGGTGCGTGGTGCCGAGGCGATGACGTTGTTCCAGGCGATGAACACGGGCCACACGACGTTTTCCACGATGCACGCCGACAGCGTCCAGACGGCAATCAACCGCCTCGAGAACGAGCCGATCAACGTTCCGCGAGCGATGATCCAGTCCCTCGACATCCTCTCCGTCCAGACACTCACTTACGTGGGCGACGAGCGGGTCCGACGGAACCAGGTGATCGCGGAGATCGAGGGCATCGACCAGCGGACGGGGGACCTGGACTACTCGAGGGCCTTCGAGTGGAATCCGGAGGACGACACCTTCTCGCAATTCGACAGCGAAGTCCTCGACGAGATCCGGGACGAACGGGGATGGTCGCACGCAGAGATGCTTCGTGAGTTTCGCGACCGGAAGCGAGTCCTTCAGTACTTCGTCGAACGGGAGGTCACGGATTACCGGGAATTCACGGCGCTAATCAACGAATATTACGCCGACAAGGACCGCGTCGTCGATCGGATCGAGGGCCGTCTCCAGGCCGATGTCGAGGAGACGATGCCCGGAAGCGCGAGCGACGACGTGTCCGGTGAGTAA
- a CDS encoding DUF5793 family protein, with amino-acid sequence MRRDYFTLSVSNVDWVDGGGSPRLPTVEIDFRGPESTLRSRFTDSEGEVLDAADTDVAFRLQTAVDDEEASGVVAVTNRLTGDFILELNVDAEDVLEFITAARRYADATDGDARYRVEVAFGGDHFVTYEKSTFLVYNRDGDLMRSNSLIPSGVEL; translated from the coding sequence ATGCGGCGCGACTATTTCACGCTGTCCGTCAGCAACGTCGACTGGGTCGACGGGGGAGGGTCCCCTCGTTTACCGACGGTCGAAATAGACTTCCGTGGCCCGGAGTCGACGCTTCGTTCCCGGTTTACGGATTCGGAGGGCGAGGTTCTCGATGCAGCGGATACCGACGTGGCGTTTCGCCTCCAGACCGCCGTCGACGACGAGGAGGCGTCGGGGGTCGTCGCCGTCACGAATCGCCTCACTGGTGATTTCATCCTCGAACTGAACGTGGACGCAGAGGACGTTCTGGAGTTCATCACGGCGGCCCGGCGATACGCCGACGCCACCGACGGGGACGCCCGATACCGGGTCGAGGTCGCTTTTGGCGGGGACCACTTCGTCACGTACGAAAAGTCGACGTTTCTGGTGTACAACAGGGACGGAGATCTCATGCGCTCGAACAGCCTCATCCCGAGCGGCGTCGAGCTGTGA
- a CDS encoding phosphohexomutase domain-containing protein, translating to MDLFGTAGIRGNVETRVTPALALAVGQAVGEDGGEFVLGRDGRVTGPALTAAMEAGLESAGADVRSLGEVPTPTVAFASRDRRGVVITASHNPPHDNGIKLFVDGVEYDAAAERRIAERVADEPSPTAWSEWGERESLDVLSAYRDAVETYATKHDLAPSHPAADPDGSRSNRPLDGVSIAVDCGNGMASLATPQVLGALGARVVTLNGSVDGFFPGRPSKPTPETVGDLRSFVAGGDFTLGIAHDGDADRIVVVAPDGSIVHEDTVVAILAEHYVRKAESPDPVVVTTPNASGRIDERVDVAGGRTERVHLGGLHEGIERVRAASGSVVFAAEPWKHVHPDFGDWIDGVASAAVLSMLAASADGLAPLRDPVPERPYRKVNVECPEERKRDAMATIEVTLPEKFPDAAVDTEYGVRLDFDDGSWVLVRPSGTEPYLRMYAESDDVEDFVDRIHPVVVAAVEGAE from the coding sequence ATGGACCTTTTCGGAACCGCCGGGATCCGGGGCAACGTTGAGACGCGGGTCACACCGGCCCTGGCGCTCGCCGTGGGTCAGGCTGTGGGTGAAGACGGTGGGGAGTTCGTACTCGGACGTGACGGGCGCGTGACCGGACCAGCCCTGACCGCCGCGATGGAAGCGGGCCTCGAGAGTGCCGGCGCGGACGTACGGTCGCTCGGCGAGGTTCCGACGCCGACGGTCGCCTTCGCCTCGCGCGATCGGCGCGGCGTGGTGATCACCGCCTCGCACAACCCACCTCACGACAACGGCATCAAGCTCTTCGTGGATGGCGTGGAGTACGACGCGGCGGCAGAGCGCCGTATCGCAGAGCGCGTCGCGGACGAGCCGTCTCCGACCGCGTGGTCCGAGTGGGGCGAGCGCGAGTCACTCGACGTGCTGTCTGCCTATCGCGACGCCGTGGAAACGTACGCCACGAAGCACGATCTCGCCCCCTCTCACCCGGCCGCTGACCCCGACGGGAGCCGTTCGAATCGACCGCTCGACGGGGTCTCGATCGCCGTCGACTGTGGCAACGGTATGGCGAGTCTGGCGACGCCACAGGTGCTGGGCGCCCTCGGCGCCCGGGTCGTCACGCTCAACGGGTCGGTCGACGGGTTCTTCCCCGGTCGACCGAGCAAGCCAACCCCGGAGACGGTGGGCGACCTGCGATCGTTCGTCGCCGGCGGCGATTTTACACTCGGGATCGCGCACGACGGGGACGCCGATCGGATCGTCGTCGTTGCACCGGACGGCAGTATCGTCCACGAGGATACCGTCGTCGCGATCCTGGCAGAACACTACGTACGAAAGGCCGAATCGCCCGATCCGGTGGTGGTGACCACGCCGAACGCTTCGGGCCGTATCGACGAGCGCGTCGACGTGGCTGGTGGGCGTACAGAACGGGTCCACCTCGGTGGTCTCCACGAGGGGATCGAGCGCGTCCGCGCGGCATCAGGCTCGGTCGTCTTCGCCGCCGAACCCTGGAAGCACGTCCACCCCGACTTCGGGGACTGGATCGACGGCGTGGCGAGTGCAGCTGTCCTCTCCATGCTCGCCGCGTCGGCGGACGGTCTCGCCCCGCTTCGCGATCCGGTACCGGAGCGGCCATATCGGAAGGTGAACGTGGAGTGTCCCGAGGAGCGCAAACGGGACGCGATGGCGACGATCGAGGTGACACTCCCAGAGAAGTTCCCCGACGCGGCCGTCGACACCGAGTACGGCGTCAGACTCGACTTCGACGACGGTTCCTGGGTGCTGGTCCGACCGAGCGGGACCGAACCGTACCTCCGGATGTACGCGGAGAGCGACGACGTAGAGGACTTCGTCGATCGCATCCACCCGGTGGTCGTTGCCGCCGTCGAGGGCGCCGAATAG
- the cdd gene encoding cytidine deaminase: MDDLMQAAREAMDLAYVPYSEFPVGAAIETADGSVFAGTNMEVANFSNSLHAEEVAIARARMAGHESFARIAVTSERRNGVTPCGMCRQTLAEFAGEDLIVLTEDEDGITSHTLGHLLPQAFSEEMME, encoded by the coding sequence ATGGACGATCTCATGCAAGCGGCCCGTGAGGCGATGGATCTGGCGTACGTGCCCTATTCGGAGTTCCCCGTCGGAGCGGCCATCGAAACGGCCGACGGCTCCGTCTTCGCGGGCACCAACATGGAGGTGGCCAACTTCTCGAACAGTCTCCACGCCGAGGAAGTCGCCATTGCCCGGGCCCGGATGGCCGGCCACGAGTCGTTCGCGCGCATCGCCGTCACGTCCGAGCGACGGAACGGCGTTACCCCCTGTGGCATGTGTCGGCAAACGCTCGCCGAGTTCGCCGGCGAGGACCTGATCGTCCTCACGGAAGACGAGGACGGGATCACGTCCCATACACTCGGTCACCTTCTGCCGCAGGCGTTCTCCGAGGAAATGATGGAGTGA
- a CDS encoding nucleoside phosphorylase — protein MPADSEDPSDDTQYHLDVGPDDVADAVLLPGNPERVERITQFWEDAEQRGEHREYRTVTGTYDDVPISVTSTGIGSPSAAIAVEELARIGADTLVRVGSSGGIQPGMNVGDLVITSGAVRQEGTSDEYVREDYPAVADREVVSALVAAAERLGYEYHVGLTMSADSFYAGQGRPGFNGFEAAGSEGRLEALRSANVKNVEMEASAILTLANLYGLRAGAVCSVYANRITGEFRQEGDERAAEVASLAVSLLAAMDEKKRTAGVDHWHPGLAIEQSN, from the coding sequence ATGCCCGCGGATAGCGAGGACCCAAGCGACGACACACAGTATCACCTCGACGTCGGCCCGGACGACGTGGCCGACGCCGTCCTGCTACCGGGCAATCCGGAGCGCGTAGAGCGGATCACGCAGTTCTGGGAGGACGCCGAGCAGCGCGGCGAACACCGCGAATATCGCACCGTCACCGGCACGTACGATGACGTTCCGATCTCGGTCACCTCGACGGGGATCGGGAGCCCCTCCGCGGCGATCGCTGTCGAGGAGCTGGCACGGATCGGTGCGGACACGCTCGTTCGCGTGGGATCGAGCGGCGGTATCCAACCCGGGATGAACGTCGGCGACCTCGTCATCACCAGTGGTGCGGTCCGTCAGGAGGGGACCAGCGACGAGTACGTTCGGGAAGATTACCCCGCGGTCGCCGATCGGGAGGTCGTCAGCGCGCTCGTCGCGGCGGCCGAACGGCTCGGGTACGAGTACCACGTCGGCCTCACCATGAGTGCCGACAGTTTTTACGCCGGGCAAGGGCGGCCTGGATTCAACGGGTTCGAGGCCGCGGGAAGCGAGGGCCGTCTCGAGGCCCTCAGATCGGCGAACGTAAAAAACGTGGAAATGGAGGCGAGCGCCATCCTCACGCTCGCGAACCTCTACGGCCTCCGGGCCGGAGCCGTCTGTTCGGTCTATGCGAACCGGATCACCGGCGAGTTCCGCCAGGAGGGTGACGAACGGGCCGCCGAAGTTGCCAGCCTCGCTGTGTCGTTACTGGCCGCGATGGACGAGAAAAAACGGACAGCCGGCGTCGATCACTGGCACCCGGGCCTGGCGATCGAGCAATCGAACTAG
- a CDS encoding Rrf2 family transcriptional regulator — translation MSSIELTASQRTILRALVDLYTQQETAVKGEDIADQVDRNPGTIRNQMQSLKALQLVEGVPGPKGGYKPTTTAFEALEIEQMERPANVDVELNGDIVEDANVQEIDLSSVHHPELCRAEIQLRGSVNDFHEGDTVSVGPTPISKLVIDGTVDGKDDAHNIVILKIDEMRAPAEEPEH, via the coding sequence ATGTCGTCAATCGAACTAACGGCCAGCCAGCGAACGATTCTCCGGGCCCTGGTCGACCTTTACACGCAGCAGGAGACCGCCGTCAAGGGTGAGGATATCGCCGATCAGGTAGATCGAAATCCGGGGACGATTCGCAACCAGATGCAGAGTCTCAAGGCACTCCAGCTCGTCGAGGGGGTACCCGGGCCGAAAGGGGGGTACAAACCGACGACGACCGCGTTCGAGGCCCTGGAGATCGAACAGATGGAGCGCCCCGCGAACGTGGACGTGGAACTCAACGGTGACATCGTCGAGGACGCCAACGTCCAGGAAATCGACCTCTCGAGCGTCCACCACCCGGAACTCTGCCGGGCGGAAATCCAGCTCCGCGGTTCTGTCAACGATTTTCACGAGGGAGATACTGTCTCGGTGGGGCCGACGCCGATCTCCAAGCTCGTCATCGACGGAACCGTGGACGGGAAGGACGACGCTCACAACATCGTCATCCTCAAGATCGACGAAATGCGAGCGCCGGCCGAGGAGCCCGAACACTAG
- a CDS encoding NAD-dependent epimerase/dehydratase family protein — MNGQRVLVTGGAGFIGSNLANALAADNEVLVVDDLFLGTEENLVDDVEFHERSVIEEDLPADVDVLFHLAALSSMAMHEDDPQRGARVNVEGFVNTVEQFRQHGGDTVVYATTSSIYGDRTEPSPESMDVEVRTGYEASKLARERYAEYYANYHDMSMAGLRYFSVYQGYDGAEEHKGEYANIIAQFAEDVANGRSPEIYGDGTQTRDFTHVEDVVEATIQAAENELTGIYNVGTGEQYDFETVVEMINDELGTDVEPAYVENPIPEDVYVHDTMADASKIRSVTGWEPTISFEEGIRRVCEPYR, encoded by the coding sequence ATGAACGGACAACGGGTACTCGTCACCGGCGGAGCCGGATTTATCGGGTCGAACCTCGCGAACGCGCTCGCCGCGGACAACGAGGTACTCGTCGTGGACGACCTCTTCCTGGGGACCGAGGAGAACCTCGTCGACGACGTCGAGTTCCACGAACGCAGCGTCATCGAGGAGGACTTGCCGGCGGACGTGGACGTGCTCTTTCACCTCGCCGCCCTCTCCTCGATGGCAATGCACGAGGACGACCCCCAGCGTGGCGCCAGGGTGAACGTCGAGGGATTCGTCAACACCGTCGAGCAGTTCCGACAACACGGCGGGGACACGGTCGTCTACGCGACGACGTCCTCCATCTACGGCGACCGGACGGAACCGTCGCCCGAGTCGATGGACGTCGAGGTCCGCACCGGCTACGAGGCCTCGAAGCTCGCCCGTGAACGCTACGCGGAGTACTACGCCAACTATCACGACATGTCGATGGCAGGGCTACGATACTTCTCGGTGTACCAGGGCTACGACGGCGCCGAGGAACACAAAGGCGAATACGCCAACATCATCGCACAGTTCGCCGAGGACGTCGCGAACGGTCGGTCCCCCGAGATCTACGGCGACGGCACGCAGACGCGGGATTTCACCCACGTGGAGGACGTCGTCGAGGCGACGATTCAGGCCGCCGAAAACGAACTCACGGGCATCTACAACGTCGGAACGGGCGAACAGTACGACTTCGAGACGGTCGTCGAGATGATCAACGACGAACTTGGCACCGACGTCGAGCCGGCGTACGTCGAGAACCCGATTCCCGAGGACGTCTACGTCCACGACACGATGGCCGACGCCTCGAAGATCCGGTCTGTGACCGGATGGGAGCCCACCATCTCCTTCGAAGAGGGCATCCGCCGTGTCTGCGAACCGTATCGCTGA
- a CDS encoding CBS domain-containing protein codes for MESDGPTRVEDVMSTPLEMIAPDESVQSAAGLMREYDINALVVTASHHGIITSTDIIAAVAEGKEINGLVVSDLMTANVETVTPDLHLEEVATLLSKYEIKHLPVVDQEGDFVGMVSSSDVTANLS; via the coding sequence ATGGAGTCGGATGGACCTACCCGCGTCGAGGACGTAATGTCGACACCGCTCGAAATGATCGCGCCCGACGAATCGGTCCAGTCCGCCGCTGGACTGATGCGAGAGTACGACATCAACGCACTGGTCGTCACGGCCAGCCACCACGGTATCATTACCAGTACCGACATCATCGCCGCCGTCGCCGAGGGGAAGGAGATCAACGGACTCGTGGTCTCCGACCTGATGACCGCGAACGTCGAGACGGTCACGCCGGACCTCCACCTCGAGGAAGTCGCGACGTTGCTGTCCAAATACGAGATCAAACACCTCCCGGTCGTCGATCAGGAGGGAGACTTCGTCGGAATGGTGTCCTCGAGCGACGTCACCGCAAACCTTTCCTAA
- the gyrA gene encoding DNA gyrase subunit A, protein MSSEPDVSDDAAARIETVRVEDEMEQSYIDYAMSVIAGRALPDVRDGLKPVHRRILYAMHEEGISSGSSHRKSSSIVGETMGNFHPHGDKAIYDTLVRMAQEFSMRHPLVDGQGNFGSVDGDPAAAMRYTEVRMAPIAEELLSDLEKDTVDFQSNYDDRLQEPTVLPAAFPNLLVNGSSGIAVGMSTNVPPHNLGEVIDATLHLIDNPECTIPDLMEHVEGPDFPTGATIVGRNAIRKAYQTGRARLSVRADYHVETTETGTDRIILDELPYQQNKSKLVERIAEMANEGDLEGIRDLRDESDRDGIRVVIELKRGANTDVVENQLLESVLEQTFGVINLALVDGEPKVLSLKELLGEYLRHRKEVVRRRSQFELDEAENRAHILEGRLLALDNVEEVVDTIRNSEDRDAAKEALKEAFGFTQEQADHIVRMQLGSLTSLEAAEIEDEYEEVQATIERLETILADESELLSVIKEELREIKAEYAEERRTTIVEDTGTVTDEDLIPNEEVVVSLSEQDYIKRVPVETYSAQHRGGKGIIGADLKEGDRIATVFTARTHDHLLCFTDQGQVYRLKVYQIPEMSRTARGTSAVNLLDLDDEEEITAVVATDDFEEDEYLTMATRNGYVKRTGAEEFENILSTGIIAISLADGDELVDVEVTNGASDVVLGTEKGMAIRFDETDVRSMGRNARGVWGIELEEGDRVAGVSAIREADDRTLLTVTRRGFGKRTPLSEYRRQSRNGKGLVDIKTDERNGWVAAIEAVAETDHVIAMSDDGQIIRMPVAEISTVGRNTKGVRVMAIDADDQLAGISVFPEPDAES, encoded by the coding sequence ATGAGCTCGGAACCCGACGTCTCTGACGACGCTGCTGCACGCATCGAAACCGTCCGTGTCGAAGACGAGATGGAGCAGTCCTACATCGACTACGCGATGTCCGTCATCGCGGGCCGTGCGCTCCCGGACGTCCGCGATGGCCTCAAGCCAGTCCACCGGCGCATCCTCTACGCGATGCACGAGGAGGGAATCTCGAGTGGGTCGAGCCATCGCAAGTCCTCCTCGATCGTTGGCGAGACGATGGGGAACTTTCACCCGCACGGCGACAAGGCCATCTACGATACGCTCGTGCGGATGGCCCAGGAGTTCTCGATGCGCCATCCCCTCGTCGACGGTCAGGGGAACTTCGGCTCCGTCGACGGGGACCCCGCGGCCGCGATGCGATACACCGAGGTTCGGATGGCCCCCATCGCGGAGGAATTGCTGTCCGATCTCGAAAAGGACACCGTCGACTTCCAGTCGAATTACGACGACCGCCTCCAGGAACCGACCGTCCTCCCCGCCGCGTTCCCGAACCTCCTGGTGAACGGCTCCTCGGGCATCGCAGTGGGAATGAGCACGAACGTCCCGCCCCACAACCTCGGCGAGGTTATCGACGCCACGCTCCACCTCATCGACAACCCCGAGTGTACGATTCCGGACCTGATGGAGCACGTCGAGGGGCCCGATTTTCCGACGGGCGCGACCATCGTCGGACGAAACGCCATCAGGAAGGCCTATCAGACCGGCCGGGCCCGGCTTTCCGTCCGCGCGGATTATCACGTGGAGACAACGGAGACGGGCACCGATCGCATCATTCTCGACGAGTTGCCCTACCAGCAGAACAAGTCGAAGCTGGTCGAACGCATCGCCGAGATGGCAAACGAGGGGGACCTCGAGGGGATCCGTGACCTCCGGGACGAGTCCGATCGCGACGGCATCCGTGTCGTCATCGAACTCAAACGCGGCGCGAACACGGACGTCGTGGAGAACCAACTGCTCGAGAGCGTCCTCGAACAGACGTTCGGCGTCATCAACCTGGCGCTCGTCGATGGCGAACCGAAAGTGCTCTCGCTCAAGGAGCTGCTCGGGGAGTACCTCCGCCACCGGAAGGAGGTCGTGCGCCGACGTTCCCAGTTCGAACTCGACGAGGCCGAAAACCGCGCCCATATTCTCGAGGGACGGCTGTTGGCACTGGACAACGTCGAGGAGGTCGTGGACACCATTCGGAACTCCGAGGACCGCGACGCGGCCAAAGAGGCACTCAAAGAGGCCTTTGGGTTCACCCAGGAACAGGCCGATCACATCGTCCGGATGCAACTGGGCAGTCTCACCTCCCTCGAGGCGGCCGAGATCGAGGACGAGTACGAGGAGGTCCAGGCCACTATCGAGCGCCTCGAGACCATTCTGGCGGACGAATCGGAGCTGCTGTCGGTCATCAAAGAGGAACTCCGCGAGATCAAAGCCGAGTACGCCGAGGAACGACGCACGACCATCGTCGAGGACACGGGGACGGTGACCGACGAGGACCTGATACCCAACGAGGAAGTCGTCGTCTCCCTTTCCGAGCAGGATTACATCAAGCGGGTCCCCGTCGAAACGTACTCCGCCCAGCACCGGGGCGGAAAGGGCATCATCGGCGCGGACCTCAAGGAGGGAGATCGAATCGCGACGGTGTTCACCGCCCGGACCCACGATCACCTGCTGTGTTTCACCGACCAGGGACAGGTCTACCGGCTGAAGGTCTATCAGATCCCGGAGATGTCACGCACCGCCCGGGGCACGTCGGCGGTGAACCTCCTGGATCTGGACGACGAGGAGGAGATCACGGCCGTCGTCGCGACCGACGACTTCGAGGAGGACGAATACCTCACGATGGCGACCCGGAACGGCTACGTCAAGCGAACCGGTGCCGAGGAGTTCGAGAACATCCTCTCGACGGGCATCATCGCGATTTCGCTTGCGGACGGGGACGAACTCGTCGACGTCGAGGTCACGAACGGTGCCTCCGACGTGGTCCTCGGCACCGAGAAGGGAATGGCGATCCGCTTCGACGAGACCGACGTCCGCTCGATGGGGCGAAACGCCAGAGGAGTCTGGGGCATCGAACTCGAGGAGGGCGACAGGGTGGCGGGCGTGAGCGCGATCCGCGAGGCGGACGACCGGACCCTGCTGACGGTCACACGGAGAGGCTTCGGCAAGCGGACTCCGCTCTCCGAGTATCGGCGCCAGTCGCGCAACGGAAAGGGGCTGGTCGACATCAAAACCGATGAGCGCAACGGCTGGGTCGCCGCCATCGAAGCCGTCGCGGAGACCGACCACGTCATCGCGATGTCCGACGACGGGCAGATCATCCGAATGCCGGTCGCCGAAATATCCACCGTCGGCCGGAACACCAAGGGCGTCAGGGTCATGGCCATCGACGCCGACGACCAGCTCGCCGGCATTTCGGTCTTTCCCGAACCGGACGCCGAGTCCTGA